In Paractinoplanes brasiliensis, the following proteins share a genomic window:
- a CDS encoding zinc metalloprotease — translation MDNADIVETPARRRCGTEDVHRRMLNESLNYRLNRAAIENLAFAFATGQEQPSRPDVLTIDVVVHIVHANDEQDLSEEQIDSQIAVLNEDFRAANPDIKNVPTVWQGLVGDARIEFRRASLDPDGNPTTGVTRRRTDVRAFSSNDAVKFAAQGAADAWPADRYLNIWVCRLSGGLLGYAQFPGGPADTDGVVITYTGFGTTGTASAPFDLGRTTTHEIGHWLNLFHIGGDDGTGCSGSDFVSDTPNQAGQNFGTPTFPSITCNNGPNGDMWMNFMDYTDDVAMYMFTQGQVLRVEACLAGPRQGLLVAVGSAGSGQP, via the coding sequence ATGGACAACGCCGACATCGTCGAGACCCCGGCCCGGCGCCGCTGCGGCACCGAGGACGTGCACCGTCGCATGCTGAACGAGAGCTTGAACTATCGGCTGAACCGGGCCGCCATCGAGAACCTTGCCTTCGCCTTCGCCACGGGGCAGGAACAGCCGTCGCGGCCCGACGTGCTGACCATCGACGTGGTGGTCCACATCGTGCACGCCAACGACGAGCAGGATCTCTCGGAGGAGCAGATCGACAGCCAGATCGCCGTGCTCAACGAGGACTTCCGGGCCGCCAACCCGGACATCAAGAACGTGCCCACGGTGTGGCAGGGCCTGGTGGGCGACGCGCGGATCGAGTTCCGCCGGGCGAGCCTCGACCCGGACGGCAACCCCACCACGGGCGTCACCCGGCGGCGGACCGACGTGCGGGCGTTCTCCAGCAACGACGCCGTGAAGTTTGCCGCGCAGGGTGCCGCCGATGCCTGGCCCGCCGACCGTTACCTCAACATCTGGGTGTGCCGGCTTTCCGGCGGGCTGCTGGGCTATGCCCAGTTCCCGGGCGGGCCGGCCGACACCGACGGCGTGGTGATCACCTATACCGGGTTCGGCACCACCGGCACGGCGTCCGCGCCGTTCGACCTCGGGCGCACCACCACCCACGAGATCGGGCACTGGCTCAACCTGTTCCACATCGGCGGCGACGACGGCACGGGCTGCAGCGGCAGCGATTTCGTGTCCGACACGCCGAACCAGGCCGGCCAGAACTTCGGGACGCCGACCTTCCCGTCGATCACCTGCAACAACGGGCCGAACGGCGACATGTGGATGAACTTCATGGACTACACCGACGACGTGGCGATGTACATGTTCACCCAGGGGCAGGTCCTGAGGGTCGAGGCCTGCCTGGCCGGTCCGCGCCAAGGTCTGCTGGTGGCGGTGGGCAGCGCGGGTAGCGGTCAGCCGTAG
- a CDS encoding BLUF domain-containing protein, giving the protein MTMSRLIYFSEKRELGPGGVEAILDTARSNNERNCLTGVLLFNRKFFLQCLEGGREEVTATFGRIAADPRHGNVALVSVHDIDVRDFPDWTMGYVPTTSPEVNSVLRQFQETEDFDPRLLSSTTAVALMNAMRSMGRTTL; this is encoded by the coding sequence ATGACGATGTCGCGACTGATCTACTTCAGCGAGAAGCGGGAGCTCGGCCCCGGAGGTGTCGAGGCGATCCTGGATACGGCACGGAGCAACAACGAACGTAATTGTCTGACCGGTGTCCTGCTGTTCAACCGGAAGTTCTTCCTGCAATGCCTGGAAGGCGGCCGGGAGGAGGTCACTGCCACGTTCGGCCGCATCGCGGCGGATCCGCGGCACGGGAACGTCGCCCTGGTCTCGGTCCACGATATCGACGTCCGCGATTTCCCGGACTGGACGATGGGCTACGTCCCCACGACCTCGCCGGAGGTGAACTCCGTGCTGCGGCAATTCCAGGAGACCGAGGATTTCGACCCCCGGCTGCTGTCCTCGACCACGGCCGTCGCCTTGATGAACGCTATGCGCAGCATGGGGCGCACAACGTTGTAG
- a CDS encoding peroxiredoxin: MTVPVGAPAPDFALKDQNNQPVRLADFHGRKAVLLVFYPFTFTGTCQGELAEIRDRLPDYQNDTVQVLAVSVDSVYSHKVWAMQEGFDFPLLADFWPHGAVAQSYGVFNSGGGMANRGTFLIDSAGIIRFAEMLSPGEPRDQKPWRAALADL; this comes from the coding sequence ATGACGGTCCCGGTCGGCGCCCCCGCGCCCGATTTCGCCCTGAAAGACCAAAACAACCAGCCCGTACGCCTGGCCGACTTCCACGGCCGCAAAGCCGTCCTGCTGGTCTTCTACCCCTTCACGTTCACCGGCACGTGCCAGGGCGAACTCGCCGAGATCCGCGACCGCCTCCCCGACTACCAGAACGACACCGTGCAGGTCCTGGCGGTCAGCGTCGACTCCGTCTACAGCCACAAGGTGTGGGCGATGCAGGAAGGCTTCGACTTCCCGCTGCTCGCCGACTTCTGGCCGCACGGGGCGGTCGCCCAGTCGTACGGCGTCTTCAACTCCGGCGGCGGCATGGCCAACCGCGGCACGTTCCTCATCGACAGCGCCGGCATCATCCGCTTCGCCGAGATGCTGAGCCCCGGCGAGCCCCGAGACCAGAAACCCTGGCGGGCGGCGCTGGCTGACCTTTAG
- a CDS encoding DUF3052 domain-containing protein: MSATAGQADGVRSLADRFGFEPNMVVMEMGYDDDVDEDLRDTLTERVGELVDEDTDEVVDAVLLWYRDGDGDLFEILTDALGPLADNGVVWLLTPKAGRDNHVEPSEISESAPTAGLQQTSTVNAGKDWTGARLVSPKGNKKK, from the coding sequence GTGAGCGCGACCGCTGGTCAGGCCGACGGCGTACGCAGCCTGGCGGACCGGTTCGGCTTCGAGCCGAACATGGTGGTCATGGAGATGGGCTACGACGACGACGTAGACGAGGATCTTCGTGACACCCTGACCGAACGCGTCGGCGAGTTGGTCGACGAAGACACCGATGAAGTCGTCGACGCGGTGCTGCTGTGGTACCGCGACGGGGACGGTGACCTTTTCGAGATCCTCACCGACGCCCTGGGCCCCCTCGCCGACAACGGCGTGGTGTGGCTGCTGACCCCCAAAGCCGGCCGGGACAACCACGTCGAACCGAGCGAGATCAGCGAGTCGGCCCCCACCGCGGGCCTGCAGCAGACCTCGACGGTCAACGCGGGCAAGGACTGGACCGGCGCCCGGTTGGTCTCCCCCAAGGGCAACAAGAAGAAGTAG
- a CDS encoding thiamine pyrophosphate-dependent enzyme, translating to MAGFARVGNAGQVTTPQNLDERFRDAVSGLALPEARRAPGDAVRDGSTLTGARALELFDAQLASRHLDLAARWLRSFNEGFYTIGSSGHEGNAAVAAALLPTDPALLHYRSAAFFAARAKSLPDAARDVLRGVVASAHEPIAGGRHKVFGSAEANIVPTTSTVASHLPRAVGLAFSLARPRPDSRWPRDAIAVASFGDASVNHATATAALNSAGWFEHTGVPLPLLLICEDNGLGISVPTPDGWLAAMLQSRPGLRYSAADGCDLTTTYDAAIEAVGYVRRERRPAVLHLSTVRLMGHAGADAEVAYRTADEISRDLERDPLIATARLLVEAGLLGPDEVIARYDEVGWQVRKVAEEVLGEPKLANVAEIVAPLAPRRPLRAAHMITEVATRALGPGAAARSRAFGGKLPEQSGPLTLAQTINATLTDALAYDPGVLVFGEDVGRKGGVYGVTKHLQERFGDERVFDTLLDETTILGLALGAGLDGMLPVPEIQYLAYLHNAEDQLRGEAATMSFFSSGAYRNPMVVRVAGLAYQQTFGGHFHNDNSLAVLRDIPGLVLAVPSRPSDAAPMLRSCLASAASDGSVCVFLEPIALYHTRDLYQQGDNEWLAPYSGPGAWTTEHVPIGRARTYPLGNAQDLTIITYGNGLRMSLRVAAQLAEQGYGSRVVDLRWLNPLPVNDLVREAGATGRVLIVDETRRSGGVGEGVLAALVDGGFVGAARRIASADSLIPLGPAAQHVLVGEDAITQGARALLAR from the coding sequence ATGGCGGGCTTCGCCCGGGTGGGCAATGCTGGTCAGGTGACCACCCCGCAGAACCTCGACGAGCGATTCAGGGACGCTGTGTCGGGCCTCGCGCTTCCGGAGGCCCGCCGCGCACCCGGCGACGCCGTCCGCGACGGCTCCACCCTCACCGGCGCCCGCGCCCTCGAGCTGTTCGACGCCCAGCTGGCCAGCCGCCACCTCGACCTCGCGGCCCGCTGGCTGCGCAGCTTCAACGAGGGCTTCTACACGATCGGATCGTCCGGCCACGAGGGCAACGCCGCCGTGGCCGCGGCGCTGCTGCCCACCGACCCGGCCCTGCTGCACTACCGCTCGGCCGCGTTCTTCGCCGCCCGCGCCAAGAGCCTGCCCGACGCGGCCCGCGACGTGCTGCGCGGCGTGGTCGCCTCGGCCCACGAGCCCATCGCCGGGGGCCGGCACAAGGTCTTCGGCAGCGCCGAGGCCAACATCGTCCCGACCACCTCCACGGTGGCGTCGCACCTGCCCCGGGCGGTCGGGCTGGCCTTCTCGCTGGCCCGGCCGCGCCCCGACAGCCGATGGCCCCGCGACGCCATCGCCGTGGCCTCGTTCGGCGACGCCTCGGTCAACCACGCGACGGCCACGGCCGCTCTCAACTCGGCGGGCTGGTTCGAGCACACCGGCGTACCGCTGCCGTTGCTGTTGATCTGTGAGGACAACGGGCTGGGCATCAGCGTGCCCACACCCGACGGCTGGCTGGCGGCCATGCTGCAGTCCCGGCCCGGCCTGCGGTACTCGGCGGCCGACGGCTGCGACCTGACGACCACCTACGACGCGGCGATCGAGGCCGTGGGCTACGTGCGCCGCGAGCGCCGGCCCGCCGTGCTGCACCTGTCGACCGTACGGCTGATGGGTCATGCCGGCGCCGACGCCGAGGTGGCCTACCGGACGGCCGACGAGATCAGCCGTGACCTGGAGCGGGACCCGCTGATCGCCACCGCGCGCCTGCTCGTCGAGGCCGGGCTGCTCGGGCCGGACGAGGTGATCGCCCGCTACGACGAGGTCGGCTGGCAGGTGCGCAAGGTCGCCGAGGAGGTGCTGGGCGAACCCAAGCTCGCCAACGTGGCCGAGATCGTCGCCCCGCTCGCCCCGCGCCGCCCGCTGCGCGCCGCCCACATGATCACCGAGGTCGCCACCCGCGCACTCGGGCCCGGCGCGGCGGCCCGCTCCCGGGCGTTCGGCGGCAAACTGCCCGAGCAGTCCGGGCCGCTCACGCTGGCGCAGACCATCAACGCAACACTCACCGACGCGCTGGCGTACGACCCCGGCGTGCTCGTCTTCGGCGAGGACGTGGGCCGCAAGGGCGGCGTCTACGGGGTCACCAAGCACCTGCAGGAACGCTTCGGCGACGAACGGGTCTTCGACACCCTGCTCGACGAGACCACGATCCTCGGGCTGGCTCTGGGCGCCGGTCTCGACGGCATGCTCCCCGTCCCCGAGATCCAATACCTGGCCTATCTCCACAATGCGGAGGACCAGCTGCGGGGTGAGGCGGCCACGATGTCGTTCTTCTCCTCCGGGGCCTATCGCAACCCCATGGTCGTACGGGTGGCCGGGCTGGCCTACCAGCAGACGTTCGGCGGGCACTTCCACAACGACAACTCGCTCGCCGTCCTACGCGACATTCCCGGCCTGGTCCTGGCCGTGCCCAGCCGGCCCAGCGACGCCGCGCCCATGCTGCGCTCCTGCCTGGCCTCGGCGGCGTCCGACGGCAGCGTCTGCGTGTTCCTCGAGCCGATCGCGCTCTACCACACCCGCGACCTCTATCAGCAGGGTGACAACGAGTGGCTCGCCCCGTACAGCGGACCCGGCGCCTGGACCACCGAGCACGTGCCGATCGGGCGCGCCCGCACCTACCCGCTCGGCAACGCCCAAGACCTCACCATCATCACGTACGGCAACGGGCTCCGGATGTCGCTGCGTGTTGCCGCCCAGCTCGCCGAGCAGGGCTACGGATCCCGAGTGGTGGACCTCCGCTGGTTGAATCCGCTTCCCGTCAACGACCTGGTCCGTGAGGCCGGCGCGACCGGCCGGGTCCTGATCGTCGACGAGACCCGCCGCTCCGGAGGCGTCGGCGAGGGCGTGCTCGCGGCCCTGGTGGACGGCGGTTTCGTGGGCGCGGCCAGGCGAATCGCCTCGGCCGACTCACTGATTCCGCTGGGTCCGGCCGCACAGCATGTGCTGGTGGGGGAGGATGCCATCACACAGGGTGCCCGCGCCCTGCTGGCGCGGTAA
- a CDS encoding YjbQ family protein: MRTEVITIRTGSRPVVRDITREAERFAESEGDGLLHVFVPHATAGLAIIETGAGSDDDLLAAIDQLLPAEDRWRHRHGSKGHGRDHVLPAWIPPYASLPVIGGRIALGTWQSICLVDTNGDNPERQVRFSFLPG; the protein is encoded by the coding sequence ATGCGTACCGAAGTGATCACGATCCGGACCGGGTCGCGTCCCGTGGTGCGGGACATCACGCGCGAGGCCGAGCGGTTCGCCGAGTCCGAAGGGGACGGGCTGCTGCACGTGTTCGTGCCGCACGCCACGGCCGGGCTGGCGATCATCGAGACCGGGGCGGGTTCGGACGACGATCTGCTGGCCGCGATCGACCAACTGCTGCCGGCCGAGGACAGGTGGCGGCACCGGCACGGCTCGAAGGGGCACGGGCGCGACCACGTGCTGCCGGCCTGGATCCCCCCGTACGCGTCGCTGCCCGTGATCGGCGGCCGGATCGCCCTGGGCACGTGGCAGTCGATCTGCCTCGTGGACACCAACGGAGACAATCCGGAACGCCAAGTAAGGTTCAGCTTTCTGCCCGGCTAG
- the aceE gene encoding pyruvate dehydrogenase (acetyl-transferring), homodimeric type produces MATERKRPVISDGLPSQLPDIDPEETNEWVESLDGVIDERGAKRARYVMLRLLERARERQVGVPPLTSTDYINTIPPEQEPWFPGDEFVERRIRAYIRWNAAMLVHRAQRPEIGVGGHISTYASSASLYEVGMNHFFRGKDHPGGGDHIFYQGHASPGMYARAFLEGRLSENDLDGFRQELSHPGGGLPSYPHPRLMPNFWEFPTVSMGLGPLNAIYQARYNRYLHNRGIKDTSQQRVWAFLGDGEMDEVESLGAIGLAAREELDNLTFVINCNLQRLDGPVRGNGKVIQELESFFRGAGWNVIKVVWGREWDPLLAADTDGALVNLMNVTPDGDYQTYKGESGAYVRENFFGRDPRTRKLVEHMSDDEVWNLKRGGHDYKKLYAAYKAATEHTGQPTVILAKTIKGWTLGSHFEARNATHQMKKLTLDDLKGFRDRLYLDISDKQLEDNPYLPPYYHPGEKSDEMQYMLERRRELGGSIPTRRTKGKVLRIPESKAFGDVKRGSGKQKIATTMAFVRLLKDLMKDKEFGARWVPIIPDEARTFGMDSLFPTKKIYSPHGQTYTSVDRELFLSYKEATNGQILHEGINEAGSTASFIAAGTSYATHDEPMIPLYIFYSMFGFQRTADELWAAADQMTRGFLLGATAGRTTLNGEGLQHEDGHSLLIAATNPAVVAYDPAFAFEIAHIVEDGLHRMYGEKQENVFYYLTVYNEPAVQPAEPAEVDREGLLKGIYRYAAAPEANGPKAQLLASGTGMAWALKAQTLLAQDWGVSADVWSVTSWTELRRDAIEAEEHNLLHAGDQPRKPYIQQKLEGTEGPVVAVSDFMRAVPDLIARWVPNDYTSLGTDGFGMSDTRHALRRHFHVDAESVVVATLRQLALGGKVPSHVPAEAAKKYAIDDVNAAPVGETGGDS; encoded by the coding sequence GTGGCCACGGAGCGCAAGCGCCCGGTGATCAGCGACGGCCTGCCGAGCCAGCTTCCGGACATCGACCCCGAGGAAACGAACGAATGGGTCGAGTCGCTCGACGGAGTCATCGACGAACGCGGCGCCAAGAGAGCCCGTTACGTTATGTTGCGCCTGCTCGAGCGGGCCCGGGAGCGTCAGGTCGGCGTTCCGCCGCTGACCTCGACGGACTACATCAACACGATCCCGCCGGAGCAGGAACCCTGGTTCCCCGGCGACGAGTTCGTGGAGCGCCGGATCCGGGCCTACATCCGCTGGAACGCCGCGATGCTGGTGCACCGCGCCCAGCGGCCCGAGATCGGCGTGGGCGGGCACATCTCGACGTACGCGTCGAGCGCCAGCCTCTACGAGGTCGGGATGAACCACTTCTTCCGGGGCAAGGACCACCCGGGTGGCGGCGACCACATCTTCTATCAGGGCCACGCCTCCCCCGGCATGTACGCGCGGGCCTTCCTCGAGGGCCGGCTCAGCGAGAACGACCTCGACGGGTTCCGCCAGGAGCTGTCCCACCCCGGCGGCGGCCTGCCGTCGTACCCGCACCCGCGGCTGATGCCGAACTTCTGGGAGTTCCCGACGGTCAGCATGGGCCTGGGCCCGCTGAACGCGATCTACCAGGCGCGGTACAACCGCTACCTGCACAACCGGGGCATCAAGGACACCAGTCAGCAGCGCGTGTGGGCGTTCCTGGGCGACGGCGAGATGGACGAGGTCGAGTCGCTCGGCGCGATCGGCCTGGCCGCCCGTGAGGAGCTCGACAACCTCACCTTCGTGATCAACTGCAACCTGCAGCGCCTCGACGGCCCCGTACGGGGAAACGGCAAGGTGATCCAGGAACTGGAGTCGTTCTTCCGCGGCGCCGGCTGGAACGTCATCAAGGTCGTCTGGGGCCGCGAGTGGGACCCGCTGCTGGCCGCCGACACCGACGGCGCGCTCGTCAACCTGATGAACGTCACGCCCGACGGCGACTACCAGACCTACAAGGGCGAGTCCGGGGCGTACGTACGGGAGAACTTCTTCGGACGTGACCCGCGCACCCGCAAGCTGGTCGAGCACATGAGCGACGACGAGGTCTGGAACCTCAAACGCGGCGGTCACGACTACAAGAAGCTGTACGCGGCGTACAAGGCGGCCACCGAGCACACCGGCCAGCCGACCGTGATCCTCGCCAAGACGATCAAGGGCTGGACCCTGGGCTCGCACTTCGAGGCCCGCAACGCCACCCACCAGATGAAGAAGCTCACGCTTGACGACCTCAAGGGCTTCCGCGACCGGCTCTACCTCGACATCAGCGACAAGCAGCTCGAGGACAACCCGTACCTCCCGCCGTACTACCACCCCGGCGAGAAGTCCGACGAGATGCAGTACATGCTCGAGCGCCGCCGTGAGCTGGGCGGATCCATCCCGACCCGGCGCACCAAGGGCAAGGTGCTGCGGATCCCCGAGTCGAAGGCGTTCGGCGACGTCAAGCGGGGCAGCGGCAAGCAGAAGATCGCCACCACGATGGCGTTCGTCCGCCTGCTGAAAGACCTCATGAAGGACAAGGAGTTCGGCGCCCGCTGGGTCCCGATCATCCCGGACGAGGCCCGTACGTTCGGCATGGACTCGCTCTTCCCGACCAAGAAGATCTACTCGCCGCACGGCCAGACCTACACCTCGGTCGACCGCGAGCTCTTCCTGTCGTACAAGGAAGCGACCAACGGCCAGATCCTGCACGAGGGGATCAACGAGGCCGGGTCGACCGCGAGCTTCATCGCCGCCGGCACCTCGTACGCCACGCACGACGAGCCGATGATCCCGCTGTACATCTTCTACTCGATGTTCGGGTTCCAGCGCACGGCCGACGAACTGTGGGCGGCGGCCGACCAGATGACCCGGGGCTTCCTGCTCGGGGCCACCGCGGGGCGCACCACGCTCAACGGTGAGGGCCTGCAGCACGAGGACGGCCACTCGCTGCTGATCGCGGCGACGAACCCGGCTGTGGTCGCCTACGACCCGGCGTTCGCGTTCGAGATCGCGCACATCGTCGAGGACGGCCTGCACCGGATGTACGGCGAGAAGCAGGAGAACGTCTTCTACTACCTCACCGTCTACAACGAGCCGGCCGTGCAGCCCGCCGAACCCGCCGAGGTCGACCGGGAGGGCCTGCTCAAGGGCATCTACCGGTACGCGGCGGCGCCCGAGGCGAACGGTCCGAAGGCGCAGCTGCTGGCGTCCGGCACCGGCATGGCCTGGGCCCTGAAGGCGCAGACGCTGCTCGCCCAGGACTGGGGCGTGAGCGCCGACGTCTGGTCGGTCACCTCGTGGACCGAGCTGCGCCGCGACGCGATCGAGGCCGAGGAGCACAACCTGCTGCACGCCGGCGATCAGCCGCGCAAGCCGTACATCCAGCAGAAGCTGGAGGGCACGGAGGGCCCGGTCGTCGCGGTCAGCGACTTCATGCGGGCGGTGCCCGACCTGATCGCCCGCTGGGTGCCGAACGACTACACGTCGCTGGGCACCGACGGATTCGGCATGAGCGACACCCGGCACGCCCTGCGGCGTCACTTCCACGTCGACGCCGAGTCGGTCGTCGTCGCCACGCTGCGCCAGCTCGCGCTGGGCGGCAAGGTGCCGTCGCACGTGCCGGCCGAGGCGGCCAAGAAGTACGCGATCGACGACGTGAACGCGGCTCCGGTCGGCGAGACCGGCGGCGACAGCTGA
- a CDS encoding methyl-accepting chemotaxis protein, translated as MQISHKLLALGLGGVIGTAAVLVLVGAGESGSFAAGTEREVVAQNAASLERTTADVTTLVQSVGDEVQNSVNVSMRAAAELLAQRGGARFSDETTTWTATNQVTQAKTSVRLPRLTVDGTWLGRNDDFKVTTPFVDDAAKLSSSVITVFQRMNAAGDLLRVGTTVKAANGARAIGTYIPATGPDGKPNTVAAAIKAGKPYRGVAQVVGTPYVSAYDPVKNAAGEVIGALYAGIPQTEALANLTEAVEAGEVGANGWLTVFSTAAADQGRVVASNTRTATGSADLESTDAAGAEWVKELVAKAPTLTEGQTWTTKYQLPGSGGAEAGPTTTTVAFYAPYSWAIVVGGYDNDAAGPVNTVRDGRSEMLWTLVVAAVLLTLIGGIIAGVLARRISRRLAGLTGGLSRLAERDLTVTVPVHGTDEIATASAALNTAAGQLRTVMIEVTTASQEVTSTAGHVAATGGELAGSAEAASSRAGAVNHAAESVSTVVQTVAAGAEEMGASIREISSNAQDAADAGRDGVGLTATAAGVIGELRNSTTKIADVVRLIAGIAEQTNLLALNATIEAARAGETGKGFAVVANEVKELAQETARATEDVTARVAAIENDTTRAVDAIEAITARIAQVNDYQTAIAAAVEEQAATTAEMARNISEVASGSRDIAEGIGVVSGAVEGTRASVSVSHQAADELNSTARRLTTLVNRFTV; from the coding sequence ATGCAGATCAGTCACAAGCTCCTCGCCCTGGGCCTCGGCGGGGTGATCGGGACGGCCGCCGTGCTGGTGCTCGTGGGCGCCGGGGAGAGCGGCAGCTTCGCCGCAGGAACCGAGCGCGAGGTGGTGGCGCAGAACGCCGCCTCCCTGGAACGCACCACGGCCGACGTGACGACCCTGGTGCAGTCGGTCGGCGACGAGGTGCAGAACAGCGTCAACGTCAGCATGCGCGCGGCCGCCGAGCTGCTGGCGCAGCGCGGCGGCGCCCGCTTCTCCGACGAGACGACCACGTGGACGGCCACCAACCAGGTGACCCAGGCCAAGACCTCGGTACGCCTTCCCCGGCTCACCGTGGACGGCACGTGGCTCGGGCGCAACGACGACTTCAAGGTGACGACCCCGTTCGTCGACGACGCGGCGAAGCTGTCCAGTTCGGTGATCACCGTGTTCCAGCGGATGAACGCCGCCGGCGACCTGCTGCGGGTCGGCACGACCGTGAAGGCCGCCAACGGCGCCCGCGCGATCGGCACGTACATCCCCGCGACCGGCCCGGACGGCAAGCCCAACACGGTCGCGGCCGCGATCAAGGCGGGCAAGCCGTACCGGGGCGTGGCCCAGGTGGTCGGCACCCCGTACGTCTCGGCCTACGACCCTGTCAAGAACGCGGCGGGCGAGGTCATCGGCGCCCTGTACGCCGGCATCCCGCAGACCGAGGCGCTGGCCAACCTGACCGAGGCGGTCGAGGCGGGTGAGGTCGGCGCGAACGGCTGGCTCACCGTCTTCAGCACCGCGGCCGCCGACCAGGGCCGGGTCGTCGCCTCCAACACCCGGACCGCGACGGGCAGTGCCGACCTCGAGTCGACCGATGCCGCCGGCGCCGAGTGGGTCAAGGAGCTGGTGGCCAAGGCGCCCACGCTCACCGAGGGACAGACCTGGACCACCAAGTACCAGCTGCCCGGTTCGGGCGGCGCCGAGGCCGGGCCGACCACCACGACGGTCGCCTTCTACGCGCCGTACTCCTGGGCCATCGTGGTCGGCGGGTACGACAACGACGCGGCCGGCCCGGTCAACACGGTCCGCGACGGGCGTTCGGAAATGCTCTGGACCCTCGTCGTGGCGGCGGTGCTGCTGACGCTGATCGGCGGCATCATCGCGGGCGTGCTGGCCCGGCGCATCTCGCGCCGCCTGGCCGGGCTGACCGGGGGGCTGTCCCGGCTGGCCGAGCGCGATCTGACGGTGACCGTGCCGGTCCACGGCACCGACGAGATCGCCACGGCGTCGGCCGCCCTCAACACGGCAGCCGGGCAACTGCGTACGGTGATGATCGAGGTCACCACCGCGTCGCAGGAGGTGACCTCGACCGCCGGGCACGTGGCCGCGACCGGCGGCGAGCTGGCCGGCTCGGCCGAGGCGGCGTCGAGCCGCGCGGGCGCGGTCAACCACGCCGCCGAGAGCGTCTCGACCGTGGTGCAGACCGTGGCCGCGGGCGCCGAGGAGATGGGCGCCTCGATCCGCGAGATCTCGAGCAACGCGCAGGACGCGGCGGACGCCGGCCGCGACGGCGTGGGCCTGACCGCGACCGCCGCCGGCGTGATCGGCGAGCTGCGCAACTCCACCACCAAGATCGCTGACGTGGTGCGGCTGATCGCCGGCATCGCCGAGCAGACCAACCTGCTGGCGCTGAACGCGACCATCGAGGCGGCCCGGGCCGGCGAGACCGGCAAGGGCTTCGCCGTGGTCGCCAACGAGGTCAAGGAGCTGGCCCAGGAGACGGCGCGGGCCACCGAGGACGTGACCGCGCGGGTCGCAGCGATCGAGAACGACACCACCCGGGCGGTCGACGCCATCGAGGCCATCACGGCCCGGATCGCGCAGGTCAACGACTATCAGACGGCGATCGCGGCGGCGGTCGAGGAGCAGGCCGCGACGACCGCCGAGATGGCCCGCAACATTTCCGAGGTGGCGTCGGGCAGCCGGGACATCGCCGAGGGCATCGGGGTGGTCAGCGGCGCCGTGGAGGGCACCCGCGCCTCGGTGTCGGTGTCGCATCAGGCCGCCGACGAGCTGAACTCCACCGCGCGACGGCTGACCACGCTGGTGAACCGGTTCACCGTGTAG